ACCAATGGGCGGCGGGACGCGAGGCCGAACTCGAACCCGCCTTCCTCGCCGACAAGGATGCGAAAGCGATCGGATCGCGCTGGCTCTACAACCAGCAGGGCAGCGACGGCTGGCCGGGCGACCTTGGCTATTGGGTCGGCTACCGCGTCGCCAAAAGCTATTACAACCGCGCCTCCGACAAGGCCGCGGCGATCAAGGCGATCATCGAGATGCGCGACCCCGCCGCCTTCCTCGCGGAAAGCCGCTGGACGCCGGGGATCGAGCCTTAGCCCGGGAACGGCGCAAGGTCGGGTTCGACAAAGCCGCGCCGCGCCGCGACCGAAAAGAGCAGGTCGCGGCTGTAGAAGCGCAAGGGCCAGTCGCGGCGACCGACGTCGGAGAGCAGCATCGCATTCACGCGCGCCGCCAGTCCGGTCTCCGTCGTTTCGGCAAGAAACAGGCGCACCCCCGCGACATAGGCGCGGGTGATGCTGTCGTGATAGCCTTGGCGGTCGTCGTTCACGCCGCCGACGCTCTCGTTATAGCGGCTGATTACGCCCGCGATCTCAGCATCGACGTCAATGTCGGGGCGTTCGCTGACGAGCCAGAGGCAGGCGCCGAGATGCGCCTCGTGCGTCCACGCCTCGCGCGGCAGGGTGCGCGCGAGCAGGCCGGTGCCGATCGCGCGGATGTCTTCGTCGCGCTCGAACAGGCGCGGGCTGTAATCGGTCGTCATTGGTCCGGTCCTTCCGGGTGTTTTGCCACCCGGAAGAAATCCGGGTCAATTATGCTGCAACAGCGGCTTGCGGCGCGGCCTGGCGGACGCCTTCGTCGACATGGTCGGCAAATTGCTCGAAATTGTCGATGAACTGGCCGACGAGCGTTTGCGCCGTGCGGTCATAGGCCGCCTTGTCGGCCCATGCCTCGCGCGGGTCGAGCAGCGCCGAATCGACGCCCGGCACCGCAACGGGGACCATGAAACCGAAGTTTGGATCCTTGCGGAACTCGGCGTCGTTGAGGCTGCCGTCGAGCGCGGCATTGAGCAGCGCGCGGGTCGCCTTGATCGGCATGCGCTTGATGCCGTCCATCGTCGCCATGCCGCCGGTCCAGCCGGTGTTGACCAGCCAGCACTGGACGCCGCCCTTGGCGATGCGTTCCTTGAGCAGATTGCCGTAAACAGACGGGTGGCGCGGCATGAAGGGCGCGCCGAAGCAGGTCGAGAAGGTCGCCTCGGGTTCGGTGACGCCGATTTCGGTGCCGGCGACGCGCGCGGTATAGCCCGAGAGGAAGTGGTACATCGCCTGGTCGGGAGTCAGCTTCGCGATCGGGGGCAGCACGCCATAGGCATCGGCGGTCAGCATGATGACGGTCTGCGGGACCGGACCCATATTCTTTTCCGAGGTGTTCGGAATGAAATCGATCGGATAGCTGCCGCGGCTGTTCTCGGCGAGGCTCGCGTCGTCGAAGTCGAGTTCGCGCGTCTGGGCATCCATCACGACGTTTTCGAGCACCGTGCCGAAGCGCTTGGTGGTCGCAAAAATCTCCGGCTCGGCTTCCGGAGAAAGCCGGATCATCTTGGCGTAGCAGCCACCCTCGAAATTGAAGACTGCGGTGTCCGACCAGCCATGCTCGTCGTCGCCGATCAGGGTGCGCGAGGCATCGGCCGACAAGGTCGTCTTGCCGGTGCCGCTGAGGCCGAAGAAGACCGCGGTGTCGCCGTTCGGGCCGATGTTCGCCGAGCAGTGCATCGGCATCACGCCCTTCACGGGGAGCAGATAGTTGAGGATGCCGAACACCGACTTCTTCATCTCGCCCGCATATTGCGTGCCGCCGATCAGGATCAGCTTCTCAGTGAAATTGACTGCGATCACCGTTTCGGTCCGCGAGCCATGCTTCGCCGGGTCGGCGCGGAAGCTCGGCAGATCGATGATCGTATATTCGGCCGCGAACGCCGCCAGCTCCGCGTCGGTCGGACGGCAGAGCAAGGTGCGGATGAACTGGCTGTGCCAGGCAAATTCGGTGATGACCTGCACCCCGACGCGATGCTCGGGCTGCGAACCGCCGAAGAGCTGCTGGCGATAGAGGCGCGGACGCTCGGCGAGATGCGCGAGGAAGTCGGCTTTCAAGGCGGCGAAATGATCGGGGGTCATCGGGACGTTGGTCTTGCCCCACCAGATGGTGCCCTGCGTCTCGTCGTCCTGGACGATGAACTTGTCCTTGGCGCTGCGGCCGGTGTGCTTGCCGGTCGCGACGACGAGCGGGCCATCCTTGGCGAGTCGGCCTTCGCCGTTGCGGACCGCGTCTTCGACGAGCTGGGCCGTGCCCCAGTTTTCGGCGACATCCGCCTGCGTCTCGACGGCCTTATCGCCGATCACCACCTTGGTCATTTGTTTCGCCTTTCCTCTGTCCCGCGCGCACCTTTGCATAGGTATGCAGCCGATGCCAAGCCGCAGGGTCTGGGCCCGCATCGCAATGGGTGCCGACGTGACGCCGATTCCGTAAATCCCGGCCGCGTTAGCGATGATGGGGGTCGAGGTCAAAAGATTTAGGGGTCGATCGGGATCGCCCGTTGGCCTCACCCGCCCACTTCCCCTGCCCGGTTGTCGCTGGGCGGCGGATCGGCTAATTGCTGCGGTCCGCCCAATGGAAAGAGCATGACGGCAACCATCGCGCTGGTCGACGACGACCGCAACATCCTGCAATCCCTGTCGATCGCGCTGCAAGCCGAAGGCTTTGTCACGCGCGTCTATTCGGACGGCGAGGCGGCGCTGAAGCCGCTGATCGACAATCCGCCCGATCTGGCCGTCTTCGACGTCAAGATGCCGCGGATGGACGGACTCGAACTGCTGCGCCGGCTGCGCGAGAAGAGCCAGCTGCCGGTGATCTTCCTGACCAGCAAGGACGACGAGATCGACGAGGCGTTGGGCCTCGCGATGGGTGCCGACGACTATATCGCCAAACCCTTTTCGCAGCGGCTGGTCATCGCGCGCATCCGGGCGATCCTGCGCCGCGTCGAACTCAACCGCGCGCCGCCGAGCGAGGACGACGAGCCCGTCGCCGAGCCGATCACCCGCGGCCGGCTGCAGATGGATCCGGCGCGCCACAAAGTGCTGTGGGACGGCAAGGACGTGACCCTGACGGTCACCGAATTCC
The Sphingopyxis macrogoltabida genome window above contains:
- a CDS encoding phosphoenolpyruvate carboxykinase produces the protein MTKVVIGDKAVETQADVAENWGTAQLVEDAVRNGEGRLAKDGPLVVATGKHTGRSAKDKFIVQDDETQGTIWWGKTNVPMTPDHFAALKADFLAHLAERPRLYRQQLFGGSQPEHRVGVQVITEFAWHSQFIRTLLCRPTDAELAAFAAEYTIIDLPSFRADPAKHGSRTETVIAVNFTEKLILIGGTQYAGEMKKSVFGILNYLLPVKGVMPMHCSANIGPNGDTAVFFGLSGTGKTTLSADASRTLIGDDEHGWSDTAVFNFEGGCYAKMIRLSPEAEPEIFATTKRFGTVLENVVMDAQTRELDFDDASLAENSRGSYPIDFIPNTSEKNMGPVPQTVIMLTADAYGVLPPIAKLTPDQAMYHFLSGYTARVAGTEIGVTEPEATFSTCFGAPFMPRHPSVYGNLLKERIAKGGVQCWLVNTGWTGGMATMDGIKRMPIKATRALLNAALDGSLNDAEFRKDPNFGFMVPVAVPGVDSALLDPREAWADKAAYDRTAQTLVGQFIDNFEQFADHVDEGVRQAAPQAAVAA
- a CDS encoding response regulator transcription factor, which gives rise to MTATIALVDDDRNILQSLSIALQAEGFVTRVYSDGEAALKPLIDNPPDLAVFDVKMPRMDGLELLRRLREKSQLPVIFLTSKDDEIDEALGLAMGADDYIAKPFSQRLVIARIRAILRRVELNRAPPSEDDEPVAEPITRGRLQMDPARHKVLWDGKDVTLTVTEFLILETLASRPGIVRSRNQLMDAAYQDDVYIDDRTIDSHIKRLRRKFREVDPDFDAIATLYGAGYRFSDDS